One genomic window of Nakamurella panacisegetis includes the following:
- a CDS encoding MBL fold metallo-hydrolase: MLPEVRYQQLRDGVVAAVQADGGWFVSNAGWIVGTAGTLVVDTFVSEQRTFGLQVAVQAARRRAGVEDTPVTVALTHAHGDHANGAYLFEQAGAEILANPPAGLELVQEGIQTFPGFLTAPDWGGVRPPFAVTGAVGRRRIDLGGVCADIVALPDTAHTAGDLLVFVPEQGVLFAGDLVWGAVTPLAVSGSVTGWLRALDTCAALGASVIVPGHGDVGGPDLVESTRRYLEWVVDAAQSVLGGSNPAAVAVAARSAGAAWADWPCPERDVGNILRAVADLSGRPFDFRAAVAAMIAVHGGPITPPR; the protein is encoded by the coding sequence ATGCTGCCCGAAGTCCGCTATCAGCAGCTGCGGGACGGGGTGGTCGCGGCGGTCCAGGCCGACGGCGGCTGGTTCGTCAGCAATGCCGGATGGATCGTCGGCACCGCCGGGACGCTGGTGGTGGACACCTTCGTCAGTGAGCAACGAACCTTCGGCCTGCAGGTCGCGGTCCAGGCCGCGCGCCGGCGGGCCGGAGTAGAGGACACCCCGGTCACGGTGGCGCTGACGCACGCCCACGGAGACCATGCCAACGGCGCCTACCTGTTCGAGCAGGCGGGTGCCGAGATCCTGGCCAACCCGCCGGCCGGGCTGGAACTGGTGCAGGAAGGAATCCAGACGTTCCCCGGATTCCTCACCGCTCCCGACTGGGGTGGCGTCCGGCCGCCGTTCGCCGTGACGGGCGCCGTCGGACGCCGCCGGATCGACCTGGGCGGCGTGTGCGCGGACATCGTCGCCTTGCCCGACACGGCCCACACCGCAGGCGATCTGCTGGTGTTCGTGCCCGAGCAAGGAGTGCTGTTCGCCGGTGACCTGGTGTGGGGGGCGGTGACGCCGCTCGCCGTATCGGGTTCGGTCACCGGTTGGCTGCGGGCCCTTGACACGTGCGCCGCGCTCGGCGCTTCCGTCATCGTCCCCGGGCACGGCGACGTCGGCGGCCCCGACCTGGTCGAGTCGACCCGCCGCTACCTGGAGTGGGTGGTCGACGCGGCCCAGTCGGTACTCGGCGGATCGAACCCGGCGGCCGTCGCCGTCGCCGCCCGTTCCGCAGGTGCGGCGTGGGCCGACTGGCCGTGTCCGGAACGCGACGTCGGCAACATCCTGCGCGCCGTCGCCGATCTTTCGGGCCGGCCCTTCGACTTCCGCGCCGCCGTCGCGGCCATGATCGCGGTGCACGGCGGCCCGATCACCCCGCCCCGATAG
- a CDS encoding nitroreductase family deazaflavin-dependent oxidoreductase: protein MPVDGEYVPSPAQWVRDQVEAYEGSGGEQGNTLRGMPVVLLTTIGAKTGAVRKVPLMRVEHDGKYAAVASLGGAPKNPVWYYNLKAHPQLELRDGEKTFDMTAREITGAEYDQWWERAVAAYPDYADYKRKTDRVIPLFVLEPTV, encoded by the coding sequence ATGCCAGTTGACGGAGAATACGTCCCCAGTCCAGCCCAGTGGGTCCGCGATCAGGTCGAAGCCTACGAAGGGTCGGGCGGTGAGCAGGGCAACACGCTGCGCGGGATGCCGGTGGTCCTGCTGACCACGATCGGCGCCAAGACCGGCGCCGTGCGGAAGGTGCCGTTGATGCGGGTGGAGCACGACGGAAAGTACGCCGCCGTCGCGTCGTTGGGTGGTGCCCCGAAGAATCCGGTCTGGTACTACAACCTCAAGGCGCACCCCCAGCTGGAGCTGCGGGACGGCGAGAAGACGTTCGACATGACGGCCCGCGAGATCACCGGAGCCGAGTACGACCAGTGGTGGGAGCGGGCCGTCGCCGCCTATCCGGACTACGCGGACTACAAGCGCAAGACCGACCGGGTCATCCCGCTGTTCGTGCTCGAGCCGACTGTCTGA